A genomic region of Serratia fonticola contains the following coding sequences:
- the tagH gene encoding type VI secretion system-associated FHA domain protein TagH, with amino-acid sequence MDKQQPTLSLRVVNSDKLESGKQASSLFNSQGGTVGSDGSHHWSIQDQGGNISPSQFAIEWRDGSFCLRVLNGVVNINQSMLTANSGLVRIQQGDEITLGNLAIKSHISRSSADMIDPLMVSPESLVSSYSNPLEAMMEGAASPMAHHEQENRLAPTVANGFSHDPLRVLETESLTTHEPLLATASAADQTLQQDRYRNPLFSSPLSDTAKDSAMDQAFIDLPQISSFLSDQQDPSDGNMEQQHVAITPLMRGFDAQLPIRNSQEANDFLEEVGKTLKATIEGLLALQRSQHGLRDKHLRPIEDNPLRLNMDYDTTLSLLFADQKSPVHLSAPAAVAESLHNLRLHHQANQQAITQALNTMLDAFSPERLMTRFMHYLRSNERQDRDSAWAWEMYKNYYQELSSSRQQGFEKLFGEVYEQAYDQALRQGMKDSEQ; translated from the coding sequence ATGGATAAACAGCAACCGACGCTATCATTACGGGTCGTTAACAGCGACAAATTGGAAAGTGGCAAGCAGGCCAGCAGCCTGTTTAATTCGCAGGGGGGAACCGTTGGCAGTGACGGCAGTCACCATTGGTCCATTCAGGATCAGGGCGGCAATATCAGCCCTTCGCAGTTTGCAATTGAGTGGCGTGATGGTTCTTTCTGTCTGCGGGTGCTCAACGGTGTTGTCAATATCAATCAGTCGATGCTGACGGCGAATTCAGGTTTGGTGCGCATTCAGCAAGGTGACGAAATCACGTTGGGTAATCTGGCCATCAAGAGTCATATCAGCCGCTCATCGGCCGATATGATTGACCCGCTGATGGTATCGCCTGAATCCTTGGTCTCCAGTTACAGCAATCCGTTGGAAGCCATGATGGAAGGTGCTGCTTCGCCAATGGCCCATCATGAACAGGAAAACCGCCTGGCACCTACGGTTGCCAACGGTTTCAGTCACGATCCGCTGCGGGTACTGGAAACAGAAAGCCTGACAACCCATGAGCCGCTACTGGCCACCGCTTCCGCTGCCGATCAAACGCTGCAGCAGGATCGTTATCGTAATCCACTTTTTTCTTCCCCACTTTCGGATACCGCCAAGGACAGCGCAATGGATCAGGCGTTTATCGATCTGCCACAAATCAGCAGTTTTCTCTCCGATCAACAAGACCCGTCAGACGGCAATATGGAACAACAGCACGTGGCGATCACGCCGCTGATGCGCGGATTTGATGCGCAACTGCCCATCCGCAACAGCCAGGAAGCGAATGATTTCCTGGAGGAAGTGGGTAAAACCCTCAAGGCGACGATTGAAGGGTTACTGGCCCTGCAGCGTAGCCAACACGGTTTACGGGATAAACATCTGCGGCCAATTGAAGATAACCCGCTGCGCCTGAACATGGATTACGACACCACGCTCAGCCTGCTGTTTGCCGATCAGAAAAGCCCGGTTCACCTTTCCGCCCCGGCGGCGGTAGCAGAGAGCCTGCATAACCTGCGCCTGCATCATCAGGCTAATCAGCAGGCGATTACGCAAGCGTTGAATACCATGCTGGACGCGTTTTCCCCCGAGCGGTTGATGACGCGTTTCATGCACTATCTGCGCAGCAACGAACGTCAGGATCGGGACTCTGCCTGGGCCTGGGAGATGTACAAAAATTACTATCAGGAATTGTCCTCCAGCCGTCAGCAAGGTTTCGAAAAGCTGTTTGGTGAGGTGTATGAGCAGGCCTATGACCAGGCGTTACGCCAAGGGATGAAGGACAGCGAACAATGA
- the tssB gene encoding type VI secretion system contractile sheath small subunit, which produces MSKNNQSSVAPKERINIKYVPNTGDQTAEIELPLNLLVVGDLKGVREDTPIEERQVVSVSKNNFNAVMNEANINLSFSVPNRLEGEGQEALPVELSINSLDDFSPDNVAKKVPELKKILELREALVALKGPLGNIPAFRSRLQDLLGNEEMREQLLKELDILNQK; this is translated from the coding sequence ATGAGTAAGAATAATCAAAGCAGTGTTGCTCCCAAGGAAAGGATAAATATCAAGTATGTTCCAAACACCGGCGATCAGACCGCCGAAATTGAATTGCCATTAAACCTGCTGGTGGTTGGCGATCTCAAGGGTGTTCGTGAAGATACGCCGATTGAGGAGCGTCAGGTAGTTTCTGTCAGTAAGAACAACTTCAATGCGGTCATGAACGAAGCCAATATCAACCTCTCGTTCAGCGTACCAAATCGTCTTGAAGGCGAAGGTCAGGAAGCGTTGCCTGTGGAGTTATCTATCAATTCACTCGATGACTTTTCACCGGATAACGTCGCGAAAAAGGTCCCGGAACTGAAAAAAATCCTGGAACTGCGGGAAGCGTTGGTCGCGCTGAAAGGGCCACTGGGCAACATCCCTGCCTTCCGCTCTCGTCTGCAGGATTTACTCGGCAACGAAGAGATGCGTGAGCAGTTGCTGAAGGAACTGGACATTCTTAATCAAAAGTAA
- a CDS encoding HypC/HybG/HupF family hydrogenase formation chaperone has translation MCIGIPGKVVALDVNQPQHAWVDVCGVQREVNIALVCQEGEPAAALIGTWVLIHVGFAMSRLDEHEAQETLSALQEMGEVEQDVALFLAGEGRDGIR, from the coding sequence ATGTGCATAGGCATTCCTGGTAAGGTCGTTGCGTTGGATGTCAACCAACCCCAGCACGCCTGGGTCGATGTCTGCGGCGTACAGCGGGAGGTGAACATTGCGCTGGTATGTCAGGAGGGAGAGCCTGCTGCGGCGTTAATCGGCACTTGGGTGTTGATCCATGTCGGGTTTGCCATGAGCCGTCTGGATGAGCACGAAGCGCAGGAAACATTATCGGCGCTGCAGGAGATGGGCGAGGTAGAGCAGGATGTCGCCTTGTTTCTGGCGGGAGAAGGCCGCGATGGAATACGTTAA
- the hypA gene encoding hydrogenase maturation nickel metallochaperone HypA: protein MHEITLCHHAMEIMQQHARQHRARRITAVWFEIGAFSCVEAESLRFCFDMVCRGSLAEGCELHLLEQRALCWCHDCQAEVQLLTPHALVCPRCGGRNVRVQADDGLQIKRLEIE, encoded by the coding sequence ATGCATGAAATAACCTTGTGCCATCATGCGATGGAAATTATGCAACAACATGCCAGGCAACACCGTGCCCGGCGTATTACCGCCGTGTGGTTTGAGATCGGCGCTTTCTCCTGCGTGGAGGCAGAATCACTGCGCTTCTGTTTTGACATGGTGTGTCGTGGCTCGTTGGCCGAAGGGTGTGAGTTGCATTTACTCGAACAGCGGGCACTGTGTTGGTGCCATGACTGCCAGGCAGAGGTCCAGTTGCTGACACCTCATGCCTTGGTTTGCCCACGTTGCGGCGGGCGTAACGTGCGGGTACAGGCGGATGATGGTCTGCAAATCAAACGCCTGGAGATTGAATAG
- the tssE gene encoding type VI secretion system baseplate subunit TssE, with the protein MAALLHWERGSSASLFERIQGKGGGPSSHSRVQELLLSIKQHLNEVLNSRPGACQSAVELGVIDLNDATATTSDFRKSIEEAIQVCIERYEPRISAVTVQSLVDQGDPLLLSFHISAHVDFDNIGDVVEFNIHLDNNRRYSLSQGA; encoded by the coding sequence ATGGCCGCGCTTCTTCATTGGGAGAGGGGGAGTTCTGCCAGTTTGTTTGAGCGTATCCAGGGGAAGGGCGGAGGCCCTTCCTCTCATAGCCGTGTTCAGGAGCTATTACTCTCAATCAAGCAGCATTTGAACGAAGTCCTCAATTCTCGCCCTGGAGCCTGTCAGAGTGCAGTCGAACTGGGGGTTATCGATCTTAATGATGCTACGGCGACCACGTCGGATTTCAGAAAGAGCATCGAAGAGGCGATCCAGGTGTGTATTGAACGTTACGAGCCGAGAATTTCTGCCGTCACCGTTCAATCCTTGGTCGACCAAGGGGATCCTTTGTTATTGAGTTTCCATATCAGCGCTCATGTTGATTTCGACAATATCGGCGACGTCGTTGAGTTCAATATCCACCTGGATAATAACCGCCGTTACAGCCTTAGTCAGGGAGCATAA
- the tssF gene encoding type VI secretion system baseplate subunit TssF, whose product MSFEKYFRDELDYLRQLGRDAAIERPHLTAFLSEQGSDPDVERLLEGFAFLTGNLREKIDDQFPELTHGLLNMLWPNYLRPTPSMTVIEYTPTDSVITSATLIKQGGQILSRPIAQRTEPGSARDGKTQTGPQCIFTLCRDVWLMPMVIEDITANNSNEQGILNIHFAAKAELNLQDLQLGKLRFYLGEDEYTRSQLYFWISHYFERAELVVNDITIPMPDFGFNPVGFEREDALLPYPKNAYLGYRILQEYFCFPEGFLFFDVVGMVDFPAHLNAREFSLNLHFTQPLPPEVKIRPTTLRLNCTPAVNLFQRDSEAIALDGTQTEYPLCASYSHPEHYEIFSVDRVDSWLSEDGTVKGRGRGQARTYPSFESFHHQIEHAHERKTLYYRLRVKNALFRKGFAHYLSFVRSDESTVALANENVSVSMTCTNRELPLALRVGDIDHPTEAGPSFASFRNITRPSVPLYPALDGSLQWSLLSNMSLNYMSLLDKDALKQILRTYDFPSMHNRQSARTSQKKLDAISHIETKPVDRLFRGLPVRGMQTTLWLEQSAFGSEGELYLFGTVLARFFSLYASVNAFHLLKVINLDNQECYEWPVQTGQHALM is encoded by the coding sequence ATGTCGTTCGAAAAGTACTTTAGGGATGAGCTGGACTATCTCCGGCAATTAGGGCGGGATGCCGCGATCGAACGGCCTCACCTTACCGCTTTTTTGTCCGAGCAGGGCTCTGATCCTGACGTTGAACGCCTGTTGGAAGGCTTTGCCTTTTTGACGGGCAATCTGCGCGAAAAGATTGACGATCAGTTTCCAGAACTGACACACGGTTTGTTGAACATGCTGTGGCCGAACTATTTGCGGCCAACGCCCAGCATGACGGTTATCGAATATACCCCAACGGACAGCGTGATAACCTCTGCCACATTGATCAAGCAAGGTGGCCAGATACTGAGCCGACCGATCGCGCAGCGAACGGAACCGGGATCGGCGCGCGACGGTAAAACGCAAACCGGGCCGCAATGTATTTTCACCCTGTGCCGCGATGTTTGGCTGATGCCGATGGTCATCGAGGATATTACTGCCAATAACAGCAATGAGCAGGGCATCTTAAACATCCACTTCGCCGCTAAGGCAGAGCTGAATCTGCAGGATCTGCAACTGGGCAAGCTGCGCTTTTACCTGGGCGAAGATGAGTATACCCGCAGCCAGCTTTATTTCTGGATCAGTCATTATTTCGAACGGGCGGAACTTGTCGTGAATGACATCACGATCCCGATGCCCGATTTCGGCTTTAACCCGGTTGGCTTTGAACGCGAAGACGCGCTATTGCCTTACCCGAAAAATGCTTATCTGGGTTATCGCATCCTGCAAGAGTATTTCTGCTTTCCGGAAGGTTTCCTGTTCTTTGACGTTGTCGGCATGGTTGATTTTCCGGCGCATCTGAATGCCAGAGAATTCAGCCTCAATCTGCACTTTACGCAGCCATTGCCGCCAGAAGTAAAGATACGCCCAACCACCTTACGCCTGAATTGTACGCCTGCGGTGAATCTGTTCCAGCGTGACAGTGAGGCGATTGCGCTGGATGGAACGCAAACCGAATATCCCTTGTGTGCCAGTTATTCTCATCCCGAACACTATGAAATCTTCTCGGTGGATCGCGTTGATAGCTGGCTGAGCGAAGATGGCACGGTCAAGGGCCGCGGGCGCGGGCAGGCAAGAACCTATCCCTCGTTCGAAAGTTTCCATCACCAGATTGAACATGCTCATGAGCGCAAAACGCTCTATTACCGTTTGCGGGTCAAGAACGCATTATTCCGCAAAGGGTTTGCGCACTATCTCTCGTTTGTGCGCAGTGACGAATCGACGGTAGCGCTGGCCAATGAGAACGTCTCCGTCAGTATGACATGCACCAACCGGGAACTGCCCCTGGCGTTGCGCGTGGGTGATATCGATCATCCGACAGAAGCAGGCCCTTCCTTCGCGTCCTTCCGTAATATCACCCGGCCTTCCGTCCCGCTGTATCCGGCGTTGGACGGCAGCCTGCAGTGGTCATTGCTGTCTAATATGTCGTTGAACTACATGTCGCTACTGGACAAGGACGCGTTGAAACAGATCCTGCGGACCTACGATTTCCCCAGCATGCATAACCGGCAATCCGCCAGGACATCGCAAAAAAAACTGGATGCCATTTCACACATCGAGACCAAGCCGGTTGACAGGCTGTTTCGTGGGCTGCCGGTCAGGGGGATGCAAACGACCCTTTGGCTCGAGCAGAGCGCTTTCGGTTCCGAAGGGGAGCTCTATCTGTTCGGTACGGTGTTGGCCCGCTTCTTCTCCCTGTATGCCAGTGTAAATGCGTTTCATCTTTTAAAAGTCATCAATCTTGATAATCAGGAATGTTACGAATGGCCGGTACAGACAGGTCAACATGCATTGATGTGA
- the tssJ gene encoding type VI secretion system lipoprotein TssJ: protein MSRGRGYFLTSALCLVFLLSGCTVWKNKNTDRAADKPSTVRLTLLAEPDINPNEKGEPAPTEIAVVYLSEDSKLLAADYDQLGSEMLKKTLSKNYIDHQEYTLLPNQYKPLSPVELEGKNNYLGVIAYYADANRSEWKKIIKINSVGYRYGVLIHVRANDIDLRKEEE, encoded by the coding sequence ATGAGCCGTGGCAGAGGTTACTTTCTGACGAGTGCCTTGTGCCTGGTGTTTTTGCTCTCCGGGTGCACGGTATGGAAAAACAAAAATACCGATCGTGCGGCCGATAAACCGTCAACCGTCAGGCTAACGCTATTGGCAGAACCGGATATCAACCCTAACGAGAAAGGGGAGCCTGCACCGACCGAGATCGCGGTGGTGTACCTGAGCGAAGACTCCAAGCTACTGGCGGCCGACTATGACCAGCTCGGCAGTGAGATGTTGAAGAAAACGCTGAGCAAAAACTACATCGATCACCAGGAATACACCCTGTTGCCGAACCAGTACAAGCCGCTATCGCCGGTCGAACTGGAAGGGAAGAACAACTATCTGGGGGTGATTGCCTACTATGCCGACGCTAACCGCAGTGAGTGGAAAAAAATAATCAAGATCAATAGCGTAGGTTACCGCTATGGGGTGTTGATCCACGTCAGGGCGAACGACATTGACTTAAGGAAAGAGGAAGAATAA
- the flhA gene encoding formate hydrogenlyase transcriptional activator FlhA — MSNVRLEKQELLEITRILLAQHHFNDLLLQLNQIVRRLHLADSVALVLLEPDSERVSFYGLDQDLQPIGYQDETLLANGPVTRFKHSALPLCWQADDLHAHYPHIHSLALHPPFSEYCLLPLHVNGQLIGGCEVLRSAPEPFSDANLLQLQTLMELVALATEQIQLLEHAQRQQHQLRHELDDYRILVDVTNAVLSKLDLDDVMGEISEKIHHFFHNDAISIVLCRDSTEQATIYSTHYLHDNVAERHQYKVALVGTLTERVIQSGEMLLVNLKHAEHLGGYERRLVEISQGRIESLCVLPLIFGQKKLGVLKLAHCQPDGFNADNLRVLQQIAERIAIAVDNALACEEINRLKESLVHENLYLTEQININHPDLSEIVGRSAAMSAVLKQVEIVAKSDCSVLILGETGTGKELIARAIHNLSERRDQRMVKMNCAVMPAGLLESDLFGHEKGSFTGASTQRMGRFELAEKGTLFLDEVGEIPIELQPKLLRVLQEREFERVGGNKLISVDIRLIAATNRDLQKMVADREFRSDLFYRLNVFPIVIPPLRERPEDIPQLVKFLTHKIARRMKRTIDSIPAETLRLLSQMPWPGNVRELENVIERAVLLTQGTVLSLPLAELQFQQSPPLSPPLSTDATPAEEDDRQRIIRVLRETNGVVAGPRGAAQRLGLKRTTLLSRMKKWGISVN, encoded by the coding sequence ATGTCGAATGTACGTTTAGAAAAACAAGAACTGCTCGAAATTACCCGAATATTACTCGCCCAGCATCATTTCAACGATCTGCTGTTGCAACTCAACCAGATCGTGCGACGTTTGCATTTGGCAGACAGTGTTGCGTTGGTGTTGCTTGAACCCGATAGTGAGCGAGTAAGCTTTTACGGGCTTGACCAGGACCTGCAGCCGATCGGCTATCAGGATGAGACGTTGCTGGCAAATGGGCCGGTAACCCGCTTTAAGCACAGCGCGTTGCCGCTGTGCTGGCAGGCCGACGATCTGCACGCGCATTATCCGCACATCCATTCCCTGGCATTGCATCCCCCGTTTAGCGAGTATTGTCTGTTGCCGTTGCATGTCAATGGGCAGCTTATTGGTGGCTGCGAAGTGCTGCGTAGCGCTCCTGAGCCGTTCAGCGATGCCAATCTGCTGCAGTTGCAAACGCTGATGGAGTTGGTGGCGTTGGCCACTGAACAGATCCAATTGCTCGAACACGCACAACGGCAGCAACACCAGTTGCGCCATGAGCTGGATGACTATCGTATTTTGGTGGACGTCACTAACGCGGTGTTGTCGAAGCTGGATCTGGACGATGTCATGGGGGAGATTTCTGAGAAAATCCATCACTTTTTCCACAATGACGCCATCAGCATTGTGCTGTGCCGTGATAGTACAGAGCAGGCCACCATTTATTCCACGCATTACTTGCATGACAACGTTGCCGAGCGCCACCAGTACAAGGTGGCACTGGTCGGAACCCTAACGGAACGGGTGATACAAAGCGGCGAAATGCTGCTGGTGAACCTCAAGCATGCTGAACATCTGGGGGGTTATGAGCGCCGTCTGGTTGAGATTTCGCAGGGCCGAATTGAATCGTTGTGCGTTTTACCGCTGATCTTCGGACAAAAGAAACTGGGGGTATTGAAGCTGGCGCACTGCCAACCTGACGGCTTTAATGCAGACAACCTCCGGGTGTTGCAGCAAATCGCCGAGCGTATTGCCATCGCGGTGGATAATGCGCTGGCCTGCGAGGAAATTAATCGCTTAAAAGAGAGTCTGGTGCATGAAAATTTGTATCTGACCGAGCAGATTAACATCAACCACCCGGATCTCAGCGAAATTGTCGGGCGAAGTGCGGCGATGTCGGCAGTACTTAAGCAGGTCGAAATCGTGGCTAAAAGCGATTGTTCGGTGCTGATCCTCGGAGAGACAGGGACCGGCAAAGAGCTGATTGCACGCGCTATCCACAACCTCAGCGAGCGGCGTGACCAGCGTATGGTGAAAATGAACTGTGCGGTGATGCCAGCGGGCCTGTTGGAAAGCGATCTGTTCGGCCATGAAAAAGGCTCATTTACCGGCGCCTCCACGCAACGCATGGGGCGCTTTGAGCTGGCGGAGAAGGGGACGCTATTCCTTGATGAGGTGGGGGAAATCCCTATTGAGCTGCAACCCAAACTGCTGCGGGTGCTGCAAGAAAGAGAATTTGAGCGGGTAGGGGGTAACAAACTGATTTCTGTTGATATTCGTCTGATTGCCGCCACCAATCGGGATTTACAGAAAATGGTGGCTGACCGTGAGTTTCGTAGCGATCTGTTCTACCGCTTGAACGTATTTCCAATCGTGATCCCTCCGCTGCGTGAACGGCCAGAGGATATCCCCCAGTTGGTGAAGTTTCTGACGCACAAGATTGCGCGTCGTATGAAACGCACCATTGACAGTATTCCTGCGGAAACGCTGCGCCTGCTAAGCCAGATGCCGTGGCCGGGTAACGTACGAGAACTGGAGAATGTGATTGAGCGGGCGGTACTATTGACTCAGGGTACAGTACTTAGCCTGCCGCTAGCGGAATTGCAGTTCCAGCAGTCTCCGCCGCTATCACCTCCCTTGTCAACGGATGCCACGCCAGCAGAAGAGGATGACCGCCAACGCATTATTCGGGTATTGCGAGAAACCAATGGGGTAGTCGCCGGGCCTCGTGGCGCCGCGCAGCGACTGGGCTTAAAGAGAACCACATTGCTTTCGCGGATGAAAAAGTGGGGGATATCGGTGAATTAA
- the tssG gene encoding type VI secretion system baseplate subunit TssG, whose product MAGTDRSTCIDVSDAEEAPKAPELDVSRYNFYQLVELLNRLAVAWQKSPGAANPADEAIRFKSTASLAFPTRDVVALKTSARGQFELEVAFLGLHGSQSPLPGYYLDSLAWEDAQNENRLTDFLNVFNHRLLTLLHQIWRKYRYYICFDEGGNDDFSQRMFALVGLGSELVRKKLQINHGKMLAYAGLLASPGRAPEVICSLVAHCFNLADVTLQSWQLRKVAIAPEQQNRLGARMKIGGQKYQGKSVLGVNFSLGSQVADRSGKFLLCINQLTREQFLSFLPNGANYAPLVMFVAFIMRDQFSWDLRLGLAEQQVGGMILGTEQNNLLGWTSFLGHPEQKPHVTISVME is encoded by the coding sequence ATGGCCGGTACAGACAGGTCAACATGCATTGATGTGAGTGATGCTGAAGAGGCACCTAAAGCGCCGGAGCTGGATGTCTCACGTTACAACTTTTATCAATTGGTCGAGCTGCTCAACCGATTGGCGGTAGCGTGGCAGAAATCCCCCGGTGCGGCCAACCCCGCTGATGAAGCGATCCGCTTCAAATCGACCGCCAGCCTGGCCTTCCCAACGCGCGACGTTGTTGCGCTGAAGACGTCTGCGCGTGGTCAGTTTGAACTCGAAGTCGCTTTTCTCGGGCTGCACGGCAGCCAATCACCGTTGCCTGGTTATTACCTTGATTCATTGGCCTGGGAAGACGCACAGAATGAAAACCGCCTGACGGATTTTCTCAATGTGTTCAATCACCGGTTACTGACGCTGTTGCATCAGATCTGGCGCAAATATCGCTATTACATCTGCTTTGACGAGGGGGGGAATGACGATTTCTCGCAGCGTATGTTTGCGCTGGTGGGATTAGGCAGCGAGCTTGTGCGCAAAAAACTGCAGATTAACCACGGCAAAATGCTGGCTTACGCCGGATTGCTGGCCAGCCCTGGCCGCGCGCCTGAGGTGATCTGCAGCCTGGTTGCGCACTGCTTCAACCTGGCGGATGTGACCCTGCAAAGCTGGCAGTTGCGCAAGGTTGCTATTGCCCCGGAACAACAGAATCGCCTGGGGGCGCGGATGAAAATCGGCGGGCAGAAATACCAGGGGAAATCCGTGCTTGGCGTCAACTTCTCGCTTGGATCGCAGGTGGCAGACCGCAGCGGAAAGTTCTTGCTGTGTATTAACCAACTGACGCGCGAGCAATTCTTGTCGTTTTTACCTAACGGGGCCAATTATGCGCCGTTAGTGATGTTTGTTGCCTTCATTATGCGCGATCAGTTTTCGTGGGATTTGCGTTTGGGCCTGGCAGAGCAACAGGTGGGCGGCATGATCCTGGGGACCGAACAGAATAACCTGCTGGGTTGGACCAGTTTCCTTGGACACCCCGAACAAAAGCCTCACGTAACCATCAGCGTTATGGAATGA
- a CDS encoding Hcp family type VI secretion system effector produces the protein MPTPAYISITGKTQGNITAGAFTAESVGNIYVQGHEDQMLVQEFEHIVTVPTDPQSGQPAGQRAHKPFRFTVAYNKAVPLLYNALASGEMLPTVELKWYRTSIEGKQEHFFTTKLEDATIIDIDCKMPHCQDPSKAEFTQLVRVSLAYRKITWEHTTAGTSGADDWRAPIEA, from the coding sequence ATGCCAACTCCAGCTTATATCTCTATCACAGGGAAAACTCAGGGCAATATTACCGCGGGTGCTTTTACCGCTGAATCCGTCGGCAACATTTATGTTCAAGGCCACGAAGATCAAATGTTGGTGCAGGAGTTTGAACATATTGTTACCGTGCCAACCGATCCTCAGTCTGGTCAGCCAGCAGGGCAACGTGCACACAAGCCATTCCGTTTCACCGTTGCTTATAACAAAGCCGTGCCTTTGTTGTATAACGCATTGGCCTCAGGCGAAATGCTGCCTACCGTTGAATTGAAATGGTACCGCACGTCGATTGAAGGTAAACAAGAGCACTTCTTCACCACGAAACTGGAAGATGCCACCATTATCGATATCGACTGCAAAATGCCGCATTGCCAGGATCCAAGTAAAGCTGAGTTCACTCAGCTGGTTCGCGTTTCACTCGCCTACCGTAAGATCACCTGGGAACACACCACCGCTGGTACTTCTGGTGCTGACGACTGGCGTGCGCCGATCGAAGCCTAA
- the tssC gene encoding type VI secretion system contractile sheath large subunit, with amino-acid sequence MSLHEENAVLAAEPASATFLLDEIMSQTRMMPGNDGYDVAKQGVAAFIASILDTGTNEEPINKLLVDRMIIELDKKLSAQMDEILHANEFREIESSWRSLKLLVDRTDFRENIKINIMHATKEELLEDFEFSPEIIQSGFYKHVYSSGYGQFGGEPTAAIIGNYAFSNSAPDMKLLQYVSAVGAMAHAPFLSSVAPDFFGISSFTELPAIKDLKSVFEGPAHTKWRALRESEDSRYLGLTTPRFLLRLPYSTVENPIKNFNYYEDVSKNHEHFLWGNTAFLLAACLTDSFAKYRWCPNIIGPQSGGAVHDLPVHLYEAMGQVQAKIPTEVLITDRREFELAEEGFITLTMRKGTDNAAFFSANSVQKPKVFPNTREGKMAETNYKLGTQLPYMFIINRLAHYIKVLQREQIGSWKERQDLERELNIWLKQYIADQENPPTDVRSRRPLRSAQIQVLDVEGDPGWYQVAMQVRPHFKYMGASFELSLVGRLDKE; translated from the coding sequence ATGTCTTTACATGAAGAAAATGCTGTTTTAGCCGCAGAACCTGCCAGTGCCACTTTCCTGCTAGACGAGATTATGTCTCAGACACGTATGATGCCTGGGAACGACGGCTATGACGTTGCCAAGCAGGGCGTCGCAGCATTTATCGCCAGTATTCTGGATACGGGCACCAACGAAGAGCCGATCAACAAACTGCTGGTCGACAGAATGATCATTGAGCTTGATAAAAAGCTCAGTGCTCAAATGGACGAAATTCTGCATGCCAATGAATTCCGTGAGATTGAATCCTCATGGCGTTCGCTGAAGCTGCTGGTTGACCGCACTGATTTCCGTGAAAACATCAAAATCAATATCATGCACGCCACTAAAGAAGAGCTGCTGGAAGATTTTGAGTTCTCGCCGGAAATTATCCAGTCCGGTTTCTACAAGCACGTTTATTCCTCCGGTTACGGCCAGTTCGGTGGTGAGCCAACGGCAGCCATCATTGGTAATTATGCGTTCAGCAACAGCGCGCCGGACATGAAACTGCTGCAGTATGTCAGTGCCGTTGGGGCCATGGCGCATGCGCCGTTCCTTTCCAGCGTTGCGCCTGACTTCTTTGGTATCAGCAGCTTTACCGAACTGCCGGCCATCAAGGATCTGAAGTCCGTCTTCGAAGGCCCTGCTCACACCAAATGGCGTGCGTTGCGCGAGTCTGAGGATTCACGCTATCTGGGGCTGACCACGCCACGCTTCCTGCTGCGCTTGCCCTATTCTACCGTTGAAAACCCGATCAAGAATTTCAACTACTACGAAGACGTCAGCAAGAATCATGAGCACTTCCTGTGGGGCAATACCGCGTTCCTGCTGGCGGCCTGCCTGACAGACAGCTTCGCCAAGTATCGCTGGTGCCCGAATATCATCGGCCCGCAAAGTGGTGGTGCGGTACACGATCTGCCGGTGCATCTGTACGAGGCCATGGGACAGGTTCAGGCCAAGATCCCTACCGAAGTCTTGATCACTGACCGTCGTGAATTCGAACTCGCAGAGGAAGGGTTTATTACCCTGACCATGCGTAAAGGCACCGACAATGCCGCCTTCTTCTCGGCAAACTCGGTACAGAAACCGAAGGTATTCCCGAATACCCGCGAAGGGAAAATGGCGGAAACCAACTACAAGTTGGGCACACAACTGCCGTACATGTTCATCATCAACCGCCTGGCTCACTACATCAAAGTGCTGCAGCGCGAGCAGATTGGCTCGTGGAAGGAGCGTCAGGATCTTGAGCGTGAACTCAATATCTGGCTCAAGCAGTACATCGCCGATCAGGAAAATCCACCGACGGATGTCCGCAGCCGCCGTCCTCTGCGTTCTGCACAGATTCAGGTGCTGGATGTTGAAGGCGATCCGGGCTGGTATCAGGTGGCGATGCAGGTGCGTCCTCACTTCAAATACATGGGAGCAAGCTTTGAGCTCTCGTTGGTAGGTCGTTTGGATAAGGAATAA